A region of Ornithodoros turicata isolate Travis chromosome 5, ASM3712646v1, whole genome shotgun sequence DNA encodes the following proteins:
- the LOC135395230 gene encoding tigger transposable element-derived protein 4-like, with translation MSPDRPPCAPKRRRIGITFASKAVICKRKKDNPHLKLPDIQQWAKSQLGLDIPKSTMADILSRSDKWLSADKENVNAVQERPGREGKLEEALLTWFGDLRSRGAPVNDMMLIEKAKIFGARLGAPDAFQFSRGWLHRFKQRHEIRQYTTHGEAASVDEAVVEAGKTAMRRTLQNFNRDDTYNMDETYLFYKLGPSSTLSTQAEPGTKKSKARITIALICNASGTDKQKPIVINNAARPRCFGKTFDPSVYCDYYHNKKAWMTTGVFQTIVNDLDRDLRRRNRRGVFVLDNASSHNATGLDLTNLELCFLPKDTTSHLQQLDAGIIRSFKSAYRRDLVSLFIERAEEGMEMTADILDAIRIVPGEPFQNLPL, from the exons atGTCGCCTGATCGCCCGCCCTGTGCACCGAAACGTCGAAGAATAGGAATCACCTTCGCCAGCAAGGCAGTGATATGCAAGAGGAAGAAGGACAACCCTCACCTGAAGTTGCCGGACATTCAACAGTGGGCAAAGTCTCAACTTGGTCTTGACATTCCGAAGTCTACGATGGCGGATATACTGAGCCGTTCGGACAAATGGCTTAGCGCAGACAAAGAAAACGTGAACGCCGTGCAGGAGCGTCCTGGACGTGAAGGAAAGCTGGAGGAAGCCCTTCTAACATGGTTCGGGGATCTTCGTTCTCGTGGGGCACCGGTTAACGACATGATGCTGATCGAGAAAGCCAAGATTTTCGGCGCAAGACTTG GTGCACCAGACGCGTTCCAGTTCTCCAGGGGCTGGCTGCACCGCTTCAAGCAGCGTCACGAAATTCGCCAGTACACCACCCATGGAGAAGCTGCGTCTGTTGACGAGGCCGTCGTGGAAGCGGGGAAAACAGCGATGCGACGTACCTTGCAGAACTTCAACCGCGACGATACGTACAACATGGACGAAACCTACCTGTTTTACAAGTTGGGCCCTTCATCTACGCTATCTACCCAAGCTGAACCAGGAACGAAAAAGTCGAAGGCACGAATCACCATCGCTTTGATCTGCAATGCATCAGGCACCGACAAGCAGAAGCCAATAGTCATCAACAACGCAGCACGTCCTCGCTGTTTCGGCAAGACATTTGATCCTTCTGTGTACTGCGATTACTACCACAACAAAAAGGCGTGGATGACTACTGGTGTATTCCAAACGATAGTCAACGACTTGGACCGTGACCTTCGCCGCAGGAACCGACGCGGTGTTTTCGTCTTGGATAACGCCTCGTCTCACAACGCAACTGGACTAGACCTCACCAACTTAGAGCTTTGTTTTCTACCAAAGGACACGACCAGTCACCTCCAGCAACTAGACGCAGGCATCATCCGCTCATTCAAGTCGGCATACCGCAGGGACTTGGTCTCTCTTTTCATCGAACGTGCCGAAGAAGGAATGGAGATGACAGCGGATATTCTCGACGCCATCCGCATCGTGCCTGGAGAACCGTTTCAGAACCTACCGTTGTGA